In Fusarium musae strain F31 chromosome 7, whole genome shotgun sequence, a single window of DNA contains:
- a CDS encoding hypothetical protein (EggNog:ENOG41): MVTAASELRQKSWRRDEFLISTDPSLIPVKEVIKVFTSKEFYWAKPLPEDATREMLNNGLCFGLYDTDTDSPPPSPGNPIKKKPSGPKFIGFARCITDFTTVLYITDVWVTPAYRSEGLGTWLMECINEVAESMPHLRKSMLATGDWEKSVPLYESVMGMKVTEGTRGETRAIMEKRGRGNPRYEEK, encoded by the coding sequence CGACAAAAGTCATGGAGACGAGATGAGTTTCTCATCTCGACCGACCCTTCATTAATCCCAGTCAAAGAAGTCATCAAAGTCTTTACTTCCAAGGAATTCTACTGGGCAAAACCTCTCCCAGAAGACGCGACCCGCGAAATGCTCAACAATGGCCTCTGCTTCGGTCTCTACGACACAGATACAGACTCTCCACCTCCATCTCCCGGCAATCCTATTAAGAAGAAACCGTCCGGCCCCAAGTTCATCGGCTTTGCGCGCTGCATTACAGACTTCACAACAGTCCTCTACATAACCGACGTCTGGGTCACACCCGCCTACCGCAGCGAAGGACTAGGCACATGGCTTATGGAATGCATAAACGAAGTTGCCGAGTCAATGCCTCATTTGAGAAAGAGTATGCTAGCTACGGGCGATTGGGAAAAGAGCGTTCCGCTTTATGAGAGTGTTATGGGGATGAAGGTTACGGAGGGGACGAGAGGGGAGACGAGGGCGAttatggagaagagaggaaggGGAAATCCGAGATATGAGGAGAAgtag